In Sphingomonas sp. PAMC26645, one DNA window encodes the following:
- a CDS encoding NUDIX domain-containing protein: protein MTDALPPAIPAATLVIFRDTPAGPPELLMVERAKAMAFAGGALVFPGGRVDPGDRALAALLGRPDDETAARIAAIRETIEEAGLPIGLSPMPSIQAFERLRAALHAGTAFGEALVDADTSLDLDALEYFARWRPAHAHARIFDTRFYLARLPAEAPAARVDETENVRLFWATAVHVLAETDAGRATIIFPTRRNLERLAKFTDFDAAVADARAHPIRTVTPWTEIRDGVEHLCIPDDLGYPITSEPMSDAVRG from the coding sequence ATGACCGACGCGCTCCCCCCCGCCATCCCCGCCGCGACGCTCGTCATCTTCCGCGACACGCCAGCCGGCCCCCCGGAACTGCTGATGGTCGAGCGTGCCAAGGCGATGGCGTTCGCGGGTGGCGCATTGGTATTTCCCGGCGGCCGCGTTGATCCCGGCGACCGCGCGCTGGCGGCGCTGCTCGGCCGCCCCGACGACGAGACGGCCGCGCGCATCGCCGCGATCCGCGAAACGATCGAGGAGGCCGGGCTGCCGATCGGCCTGTCGCCGATGCCCTCCATCCAAGCCTTCGAGCGGTTGCGCGCCGCCCTTCACGCCGGAACCGCGTTCGGTGAAGCATTGGTGGACGCAGACACGTCCCTCGATCTCGATGCGCTGGAATATTTCGCCCGCTGGCGGCCAGCACACGCCCATGCGCGCATCTTCGACACGCGCTTCTATCTCGCCCGCCTGCCCGCCGAGGCCCCTGCGGCGCGGGTCGACGAGACCGAAAACGTCCGCCTGTTCTGGGCCACCGCGGTGCACGTTCTCGCCGAGACCGATGCCGGACGCGCGACGATCATCTTCCCGACCCGCCGCAATCTCGAACGCCTCGCGAAGTTTACCGATTTCGACGCCGCAGTCGCTGACGCCCGCGCGCATCCCATCCGCACCGTCACGCCGTGGACCGAGATACGCGACGGCGTCGAGCATCTCTGCATCCCCGACGACCTCGGTTATCCGATAACGTCAGAGCCGATGTCGGACGCGGTGCGCGGCTGA
- a CDS encoding transglutaminase family protein, translated as MRLSIDVRLDYGIAGDADVLLQIEAAAMADQTIESESLTLWSDSPIRAVRGEDGIGQRCWSRGHGRFTAEYKAIVAVNRERVQLELYPATPPRMLDGELTPYLMPSRYCPSDRFEGFVAREFGGLEGGPLAAALTEWVYQSLDYRCGSSSGETTALDTFASRSGVCRDYSHLLVSLARAGGIPARCVSAYAPGVDPPDFHAVAELWLAGDWRLIDATKMATCSDIARVCVGRDATDIAFMTVFGQAYLWEQTVKVTPLD; from the coding sequence ATGCGGCTCTCGATCGACGTGCGTCTGGATTACGGGATCGCGGGGGATGCCGATGTGCTCCTCCAGATCGAGGCGGCGGCGATGGCCGACCAGACGATCGAGTCCGAATCCCTTACCTTGTGGTCCGACAGTCCGATCCGTGCGGTGCGCGGCGAGGATGGGATCGGGCAACGTTGCTGGTCGCGCGGGCATGGGCGGTTCACGGCGGAGTATAAGGCGATCGTCGCCGTAAATCGCGAGCGGGTGCAGCTCGAGCTGTATCCGGCGACGCCGCCGCGAATGCTCGATGGCGAGCTGACGCCGTATCTGATGCCGAGCCGCTATTGTCCGTCGGACCGCTTCGAGGGCTTCGTCGCGCGCGAGTTCGGCGGGCTGGAAGGCGGTCCGCTGGCGGCGGCGCTGACCGAGTGGGTGTACCAGTCGCTCGACTATCGCTGTGGATCGAGCAGCGGAGAGACGACCGCGCTCGATACATTCGCGTCGCGCTCGGGCGTGTGCCGGGATTATTCGCATCTGCTGGTGTCGCTCGCGCGGGCGGGCGGGATACCGGCGCGGTGCGTGTCGGCCTATGCGCCGGGGGTCGATCCGCCCGACTTCCATGCGGTCGCGGAGCTGTGGCTCGCCGGCGACTGGCGGTTGATCGATGCGACCAAGATGGCGACGTGCAGCGATATCGCGCGGGTCTGCGTGGGGCGCGATGCGACCGATATCGCGTTCATGACGGTGTTCGGGCAGGCATATCTGTGGGAGCAGACGGTCAAGGTGACGCCGCTCGATTGA
- a CDS encoding Bax inhibitor-1/YccA family protein: MANWSDPQPRAAPFGTTATGQRTEAYDAGLRSYMLSVYNYMGSAVLLTGIVAMLFAWGGAESPAAQVFMSGGILKYVIMFSPLAVVFGMSYGQNKMSTGTMQMLFWGFAVLMGLSMSTIFLVYSGTSIAGAFFATAAGFAGLSLYGYTTKRDLSAFGTFLIIGVVGLLVASLINMFLQSGVMQLVISGVGVLLFAGLTAYDTQRTKALYAQVAGTDMVGKVVIMSALSLYLDFINMFMFVLRLFGSSRN; the protein is encoded by the coding sequence ATGGCTAATTGGTCTGACCCCCAGCCCCGCGCCGCGCCGTTCGGAACGACGGCCACGGGCCAGCGTACCGAGGCCTATGACGCTGGTCTCCGGTCGTACATGCTGTCCGTGTATAACTACATGGGCTCGGCTGTCCTGCTGACCGGCATCGTCGCGATGCTGTTCGCATGGGGCGGCGCAGAGTCGCCTGCCGCACAGGTGTTCATGAGCGGCGGCATCCTGAAGTACGTCATCATGTTCTCGCCGCTCGCGGTCGTGTTCGGCATGAGCTATGGCCAGAACAAGATGTCGACCGGCACGATGCAGATGCTCTTCTGGGGCTTTGCCGTGCTGATGGGCCTGTCGATGTCGACCATCTTCCTGGTCTATAGCGGCACGTCGATCGCAGGCGCGTTCTTCGCCACCGCCGCCGGTTTCGCTGGTCTTAGTCTGTACGGCTACACGACCAAGCGCGACCTGTCGGCGTTCGGGACGTTCCTGATCATCGGCGTCGTCGGCCTGCTGGTCGCGAGCCTGATCAACATGTTCCTGCAGTCGGGCGTGATGCAGCTGGTCATCAGCGGTGTCGGCGTGCTGTTGTTCGCGGGCCTCACCGCCTACGACACGCAGCGGACCAAGGCGCTGTATGCGCAGGTCGCTGGTACGGACATGGTCGGCAAGGTCGTCATCATGTCGGCGCTGAGCCTGTACCTCGACTTCATCAACATGTTCATGTTCGTGCTGCGTCTGTTTGGTAGCAGCCGCAACTAA
- a CDS encoding superoxide dismutase family protein: MRIATLALLGAATIGLTACEKTGMETGAPVSGGQRATATLQTATGSDVGRATATEVAGGLRFTLDAKAMPPGTHGAHIHMVGRCDAPDFTTAGGHWNPTGMKHGSMNPQGPHEGDLPNLIIGNDGRGTIGITIPGATMAGLMDTDGSAFVVHAGPDDLMTDPAGNSGGRIACGVFQAG, encoded by the coding sequence ATGCGGATTGCGACACTGGCATTGCTCGGCGCGGCGACGATCGGGCTGACCGCCTGCGAGAAGACTGGCATGGAGACCGGTGCCCCCGTATCCGGCGGCCAGCGCGCCACCGCGACGCTCCAGACCGCGACCGGCAGCGATGTCGGCCGAGCAACGGCAACCGAAGTCGCGGGCGGCCTCCGCTTCACGCTCGACGCCAAGGCGATGCCCCCCGGCACGCACGGCGCACACATCCATATGGTCGGCCGTTGCGACGCCCCCGACTTCACGACCGCGGGCGGCCACTGGAACCCGACCGGCATGAAGCACGGCAGCATGAACCCGCAGGGTCCGCATGAAGGCGACCTGCCCAACCTGATCATCGGCAACGATGGACGTGGCACGATCGGCATCACGATCCCGGGTGCGACGATGGCGGGGCTGATGGACACGGACGGCTCGGCGTTCGTGGTGCATGCCGGTCCCGACGATCTGATGACAGATCCGGCCGGCAACAGCGGCGGGCGCATCGCCTGCGGGGTGTTCCAGGCGGGGTAA
- a CDS encoding extensin family protein, which yields MRAVRRTIGWLVALVVIATLALMLWAGLRGRPQDVPWAPLDIGQPIGLLTGRKLTALTEDFPQCRALLDRAGVRYTVLPPRKGEGQCGYADGVRLTGGARKIAFAPAGLGVACPVGAAMAMWEWDIVQPAAERHFGARVATIDHFGSYSCRRIAGSHSSNWSEHSTADAVDIAGFRLTDGTRITVARDWKGDDPKAAFLRDVRDGACQLFATTLSPDYNAAHADHLHLDQANRGSMGWRACR from the coding sequence ATGCGCGCGGTGCGAAGGACGATCGGGTGGCTGGTGGCGCTGGTCGTCATCGCGACGTTGGCGCTGATGCTGTGGGCGGGCCTGCGTGGACGGCCGCAGGACGTGCCTTGGGCGCCGCTCGATATCGGCCAGCCGATCGGCCTGCTCACGGGCCGCAAGCTCACCGCGCTGACCGAGGATTTTCCGCAATGCCGCGCGCTGCTCGACCGTGCCGGCGTCCGCTACACCGTCCTGCCGCCGCGCAAAGGCGAAGGGCAATGCGGCTATGCAGACGGCGTGCGCCTGACCGGCGGTGCTCGAAAGATCGCCTTCGCACCTGCCGGGTTAGGCGTCGCCTGTCCCGTCGGCGCGGCGATGGCGATGTGGGAATGGGACATCGTCCAGCCTGCCGCCGAACGTCACTTCGGCGCACGCGTCGCGACGATCGATCATTTCGGCAGCTATAGTTGCCGCCGTATCGCCGGCAGCCATTCGAGCAACTGGAGCGAACACTCGACCGCCGACGCGGTCGACATCGCCGGTTTCCGCCTGACCGACGGCACCCGCATCACCGTCGCGCGAGACTGGAAGGGCGACGATCCCAAAGCCGCATTCCTCCGCGACGTCCGCGACGGTGCATGCCAGCTGTTCGCGACGACGCTGTCCCCCGACTACAACGCCGCGCACGCCGATCACCTGCATCTCGACCAGGCGAACCGTGGGTCGATGGGATGGCGTGCGTGTCGGTGA
- a CDS encoding DUF4198 domain-containing protein, translating into MKPFVARLMAAAALLSIPAALSAHRMWLLPSATVFSGTDGWVTVDAAVSNDLFFFDHQPLRLDGMKVWQPDGSEGTLQNGATGRYRSVFDVKLDKPGTWKIGTQMSAVMGSFKVDGVEKRLGGRRGPPQPNAPAPLTVADIPANATDVKVTEVSGRNEIFVTAGAPTTTVFKPTGKGLEFAPITHPDELVAGETAKFRFLVDSKPAAGLKVTVIPGGKRYRNDEGARELTTGADGVLSVSWPTAGMYWLNATLTDAKATTPRATERRMSYVTTLEVLTP; encoded by the coding sequence ATGAAGCCTTTTGTCGCACGCCTGATGGCCGCCGCCGCGCTGTTGTCGATCCCCGCCGCGCTGTCGGCGCACCGCATGTGGCTGTTGCCGTCGGCCACCGTGTTCTCGGGGACCGACGGCTGGGTGACGGTCGACGCCGCCGTCTCGAACGACCTGTTCTTCTTCGATCACCAGCCGCTCCGCCTCGACGGCATGAAGGTCTGGCAGCCCGACGGCAGCGAAGGCACGCTGCAGAACGGCGCGACCGGGCGCTATCGCTCGGTGTTCGACGTGAAGCTCGACAAGCCGGGCACCTGGAAGATCGGCACGCAGATGTCCGCCGTCATGGGCAGCTTCAAGGTCGATGGCGTCGAGAAGCGCCTCGGCGGTCGTCGTGGTCCGCCGCAGCCGAACGCCCCCGCCCCGCTGACCGTTGCCGACATCCCCGCCAACGCGACCGACGTTAAGGTCACCGAGGTGTCGGGCCGCAACGAGATCTTCGTGACCGCGGGCGCGCCGACCACCACCGTCTTCAAGCCGACCGGCAAGGGCCTCGAGTTCGCACCGATCACGCACCCCGACGAACTGGTCGCGGGCGAGACCGCGAAGTTCCGCTTCCTGGTCGACAGCAAGCCCGCTGCCGGCCTGAAGGTCACGGTGATCCCCGGCGGCAAGCGTTATCGCAACGACGAGGGCGCACGCGAGCTGACCACAGGCGCGGACGGCGTGTTGAGCGTTTCGTGGCCGACCGCGGGAATGTACTGGCTCAACGCGACGCTGACCGACGCCAAGGCGACCACGCCGCGCGCGACCGAGCGCCGGATGAGCTACGTCACGACGCTCGAAGTGCTCACGCCCTGA
- a CDS encoding FAD:protein FMN transferase yields MRIALPPTIDAAAFAARDPSAVVLDLHGETMGTSWSARFAAPAGTDPSSIHAAIVARLAGLVAEMSHWAPDSLLSRFNRSPSGTWTTLPPDFAHVMTRGLAIAEITGGAFDPAIGKLVDAWGFGPVPVTRPPSMPEIETARATSGWSRLSFVPTGAHLRQPGGTALDLSGIAKGHAVDTIADLLRDAGIPNALVEIGGELVGRGIKPDGDPWWVDLESPPGLTLPPLRIALHGQAVATSGDYRRGAHTLDPRTGRPIDTGVVSASVIHETALDADAWATALTVLGPDGLDLAHNHRIAARLVTEIDGTAREYLTPALAAMLAD; encoded by the coding sequence ATGAGGATCGCGCTGCCACCGACGATCGACGCCGCGGCGTTCGCGGCGCGCGATCCGTCGGCGGTGGTGCTCGATCTGCACGGCGAGACGATGGGCACGTCGTGGAGCGCGCGCTTCGCTGCGCCCGCCGGCACCGATCCGTCGTCGATCCACGCCGCGATCGTCGCGCGGCTGGCTGGGCTCGTCGCGGAGATGAGCCACTGGGCACCGGACTCGCTCCTGTCCCGCTTCAACCGGTCGCCAAGCGGCACCTGGACGACGCTCCCACCCGACTTCGCACACGTCATGACGCGCGGCCTGGCAATCGCCGAGATAACCGGCGGCGCGTTCGATCCGGCGATCGGCAAGCTCGTCGATGCCTGGGGTTTCGGCCCCGTCCCCGTCACACGCCCCCCAAGCATGCCCGAGATCGAGACGGCCCGCGCGACATCGGGCTGGTCCCGCCTCTCGTTCGTCCCCACCGGCGCGCACCTTCGCCAACCCGGCGGCACCGCGCTCGACCTTTCGGGGATCGCCAAGGGCCACGCGGTCGACACCATCGCCGACCTCTTGCGCGACGCCGGCATCCCGAACGCACTGGTCGAGATCGGCGGCGAACTCGTCGGTCGCGGGATCAAGCCGGACGGCGATCCCTGGTGGGTCGACCTCGAAAGCCCGCCCGGCCTGACGCTCCCCCCGCTCAGGATCGCGCTGCACGGCCAGGCAGTAGCGACCTCCGGCGACTACCGCCGCGGCGCGCACACGCTAGATCCCCGCACCGGACGCCCGATCGATACCGGCGTCGTCTCCGCCAGCGTCATCCACGAGACCGCGCTCGACGCCGATGCTTGGGCAACCGCACTCACCGTGCTGGGGCCGGACGGCCTCGACCTCGCGCACAATCATCGCATCGCCGCCCGCCTCGTCACCGAAATCGACGGCACCGCCCGCGAATACCTGACTCCCGCACTCGCCGCGATGCTCGCAGACTGA
- a CDS encoding MFS transporter, whose amino-acid sequence MANAETVMGEPEKGASRYAWYVLSILFLVYVLNFVDRQIISILAEDIKRDLGLKDQDLGFLYGTAFGVFYSLFGIPLGRLADNWHRVRLMTIGLSLWSVMTALSGFSKTGGHLAAARIGVGIGEATASPSAYSIISDYFPKRLRATALSIYSAGLYVGGGCSLFIGGLIVQGWNKAYPGGGPLGLVGWQAAFMAVGVPGLLLAVWIATLKEPIRGLVEGLPEPDKHPAPFRAFGAELVTIVPPLTLIGAAMGGAKALGYNLIALAVVVAAVSGLVAAGEPWPQWVAIGIGVYAVFSWASALKRRDPPTFALIVGTPAFLCTVVAYGLNAFLSYAASFWAAPYALRELGATPASAGFMIGSLGATAGFLGLTIGGVVSDRLRQGNPAGRLWVVIFGAVVPVPFLILAFTASSPVAFYTGIFLAQLTASCALGAAAATTQDMVLPRMRGTATATFFIGTTLIGLALGPYMAGRVSTLTGSLSIGMLSLLVVTPITLACAVAAYRLAPRAEATREARARAAGEAV is encoded by the coding sequence ATGGCAAACGCCGAAACCGTTATGGGCGAGCCGGAGAAAGGTGCATCGCGCTACGCCTGGTACGTGTTGTCGATCCTGTTCCTCGTCTACGTCCTGAACTTCGTCGACCGGCAGATCATCTCGATCCTGGCGGAGGACATCAAGCGCGACCTGGGGCTCAAGGACCAGGATCTCGGGTTCCTGTACGGCACCGCGTTCGGCGTGTTCTATTCGCTGTTCGGCATTCCGCTGGGGCGGCTGGCGGATAATTGGCACCGCGTCAGGCTGATGACGATCGGACTGTCGCTATGGTCGGTGATGACCGCGCTGTCGGGCTTTTCAAAGACCGGCGGGCATCTTGCCGCCGCGCGGATCGGGGTCGGGATCGGCGAGGCAACGGCTAGTCCTTCGGCATACTCGATCATCTCCGACTATTTTCCCAAGCGGCTGCGTGCGACCGCGTTGTCGATCTACTCCGCAGGCCTCTATGTCGGCGGCGGGTGTTCGTTGTTCATCGGCGGGCTGATCGTGCAGGGCTGGAACAAGGCCTATCCCGGCGGCGGACCGCTTGGCCTGGTCGGCTGGCAGGCGGCGTTCATGGCGGTCGGAGTGCCGGGGCTGTTGCTGGCGGTGTGGATCGCGACGCTGAAGGAGCCAATCCGCGGGCTTGTCGAGGGGCTGCCCGAGCCGGACAAGCATCCGGCGCCGTTCCGCGCGTTCGGCGCCGAACTGGTGACGATCGTGCCGCCGCTGACCTTGATCGGTGCGGCGATGGGTGGTGCGAAGGCGCTGGGGTATAATCTCATTGCGCTCGCAGTCGTGGTTGCGGCGGTGTCGGGGCTGGTCGCGGCGGGTGAACCGTGGCCGCAATGGGTGGCGATCGGGATCGGTGTTTACGCGGTGTTCTCGTGGGCGTCGGCGCTGAAGCGGCGCGATCCGCCGACCTTTGCGCTGATCGTCGGGACGCCGGCGTTCCTCTGCACGGTGGTGGCCTATGGGCTGAACGCGTTCCTGAGCTATGCCGCGAGTTTCTGGGCGGCGCCGTATGCGCTCCGCGAGCTTGGTGCGACGCCGGCGTCGGCGGGGTTCATGATCGGCAGCCTTGGCGCGACCGCTGGCTTCCTGGGGCTGACGATCGGCGGGGTGGTGTCGGATCGGTTGCGGCAAGGCAACCCGGCGGGGCGGTTGTGGGTGGTGATCTTCGGGGCGGTGGTGCCGGTGCCGTTCCTGATCCTCGCCTTCACCGCGTCGTCGCCGGTCGCGTTCTATACGGGGATATTCCTCGCGCAGTTGACCGCGTCGTGCGCGCTGGGGGCTGCGGCGGCGACTACGCAGGACATGGTGTTGCCGCGGATGCGGGGGACGGCGACCGCGACGTTCTTCATCGGGACGACGCTGATCGGGTTGGCACTCGGGCCATATATGGCGGGGCGGGTGTCGACGCTGACCGGGAGCTTGTCGATCGGGATGCTTTCGTTGCTGGTCGTGACGCCGATCACGCTGGCCTGTGCGGTGGCGGCGTATCGACTGGCGCCGCGGGCCGAGGCTACGCGAGAGGCTAGGGCTCGGGCGGCGGGGGAGGCGGTTTAA
- the thpR gene encoding RNA 2',3'-cyclic phosphodiesterase, translating into MIRLFVALRPPPAIRQSLLDIMEGVPSARWQDEEQLHVTLRFIGEVERPMAEDVAIALSQIVAPVPSVALTGVGRFEKRGRTDTLWAGVTPHEALAALHRKVDQACVRAGLPPEHRAYLPHITVARLARSAGVGFAIEDWLATHAALTSAPFPLPHLVLYQSHLGRDGATYEPVARWPLDSGGGT; encoded by the coding sequence ATGATCCGCCTTTTCGTCGCCCTTCGCCCGCCACCCGCTATCCGTCAGAGCTTGCTCGACATAATGGAGGGCGTGCCGTCCGCGCGCTGGCAGGACGAGGAACAGCTGCACGTTACGCTCCGCTTCATCGGCGAGGTCGAACGGCCGATGGCGGAGGACGTCGCGATCGCTTTGAGCCAGATCGTCGCGCCGGTCCCGAGCGTCGCGCTCACCGGAGTCGGCCGGTTCGAGAAGCGAGGGCGAACCGATACGCTGTGGGCCGGCGTGACGCCGCACGAGGCGCTCGCCGCGCTCCACCGCAAGGTCGACCAGGCATGCGTTCGTGCCGGCCTCCCGCCCGAACACCGCGCGTATCTCCCGCACATCACCGTCGCGCGGCTGGCGCGGTCGGCGGGCGTCGGGTTCGCGATCGAAGACTGGCTTGCGACGCATGCCGCGCTGACAAGCGCGCCCTTCCCGCTACCCCATCTCGTGCTGTACCAGAGCCATCTCGGCCGCGACGGCGCGACGTACGAACCCGTCGCGCGCTGGCCGCTCGATAGCGGGGGTGGAACCTGA